In one window of Megalops cyprinoides isolate fMegCyp1 chromosome 24, fMegCyp1.pri, whole genome shotgun sequence DNA:
- the LOC118770878 gene encoding clavesin-1-like gives MRVEMAHLQAGLSPETIEKARLELNENPDTLHRDIQQVRDMVITRPDIGFLRTDDAFILRFLRARKFNQPETFKLLAQYFQYRQQNLDMFQNFKADDPRMKRALMDGFPGVLETPDQYGRKILILFASNWDQSRNSFSDILRAILLSLEVLIEDPELQINGFILIIDWSDFSFKQASKLTPTILKLAIEGLQDSFPARFGGIHFVNQPWYIHALYTIIKPFLKDKTRKRIFLHGNNLNSLHQLIYPECLPSEFGGILPPYDMGMWARTLLGPDYNDETEYTHTYDALHVKEALGREGKDSGDNLMKRSQSAVEPGTLKHEDRDDETAQPLLALD, from the exons ATGAGGGTCGAGATGGCCCACCTGCAGGCTGGCCTCAGCCCCGAAACCATCGAGAAAGCCCGCCTGGAGCTGAACGAGAACCCGGACACCCTGCACCGCGACATCCAGCAGGTGCGGGACATGGTGATCACCCGGCCCGACATCGGGTTCCTGCGCACCGACGACGCCTTCATCCTCAGGTTCCTCAGGGCCCGCAAGTTCAACCAGCCGGAGACCTTCAAGCTGCTGGCCCAGTACTTCCAGTACCGGCAGCAGAACCTGGACATGTTCCAGAACTTCAAGGCCGACGACCCGCGGATGAAGCGGGCCCTAATGGACGGCTTTCCCGGGGTCCTGGAGACGCCGGACCAGTACGGGAGGAAGATCCTCATCCTCTTCGCTTCCAACTGGGACCAGAGTAG GAACTCTTTCTCGGACATCCTGCGGGCGATTCTTCTCTCTCTGGAGGTGCTGATCGAGGACCCAGAGCTGCAGATCAACGGCTTCATCCTGATCATCGACTGGAGCGACTTCTCCTTCAAACAGGCCTCCAAACTCACCCCCACCATCCTCAAGCTGGCCATCGAGGGGCTGCAG GACAGCTTCCCTGCCCGATTTGGTGGAATCCACTTCGTAAACCAGCCCTGGTACATACATGCTCTGTACACCATAATTAAGCCTTTCCTCAAAGACAAGACCAGGAAAAGG ATTTTCCTCCACGGCAACAATCTCAACAGTTTACACCAGCTGATTTACCCAGAATGCCTGCCGTCGGAGTTCGGGGGGATCCTCCCACCGTACGACATGGGGATGTGGGCGCGGACGCTGCTGGGGCCGGACTATAACGACGAGACGGAGTACACGCACACGTATGACGCGCTACACGTGAAGGAGGCCCTGGGCCGTGAAGGGAAGGACAGCGGGGACAACCTGATGAAGAG gtcccagtcagcagtggagCCGGGGACGCTGAAACACGAGGACAGGGACGACGAGACGGCACAGCCCCTGCTGGCATTAGACTga